Proteins from a single region of Phycisphaeraceae bacterium D3-23:
- a CDS encoding sulfite exporter TauE/SafE family protein, translating to MTSFAVAILIVTGLVAGLLAGLLGIGGSVIMIPVINVGLGADYHLAQAAAMCVNVLVAIPAFIKHYKKRAIRFDVAGRMLPGALIAIVVGVMLSDRLDGDALEKIFGVFLLYAVYINARKLFQKRSGNGDDEDEGPTHADWLRCTLIGVTVGLAAGLLGIGGGVIAVALIHRFCNLPLRNSVAVSSTVMCLTAPVGAARKLMGLHDLHHPTTNGLPVDAPTALLIAAVLATTAIAASYAGAHLTHKLPVVWVRAVFTLLLVVACVKMLAG from the coding sequence TTGACTTCGTTCGCCGTCGCCATCCTGATCGTCACGGGCCTTGTTGCGGGGCTGCTCGCCGGGCTGTTGGGCATCGGCGGCAGCGTCATCATGATCCCCGTCATCAACGTCGGGCTGGGCGCGGACTACCACCTCGCCCAGGCCGCGGCGATGTGTGTCAACGTGCTGGTCGCGATCCCGGCGTTTATCAAGCACTACAAAAAACGCGCGATCCGCTTCGACGTCGCGGGGCGCATGCTGCCCGGGGCGCTGATCGCGATCGTTGTCGGCGTCATGCTCAGCGATCGGCTCGACGGCGATGCGCTTGAAAAGATCTTCGGCGTGTTCCTCCTCTACGCCGTCTACATCAACGCCCGCAAGCTGTTCCAGAAACGCAGCGGTAACGGGGACGACGAAGACGAAGGCCCGACCCACGCCGACTGGCTCCGCTGCACGCTCATCGGCGTCACCGTCGGGCTCGCGGCGGGGCTCCTCGGCATCGGCGGCGGCGTGATCGCGGTCGCGCTGATCCACCGCTTCTGCAACCTCCCGCTGCGCAACAGCGTCGCGGTGAGCTCGACCGTCATGTGCCTGACCGCCCCGGTCGGCGCGGCGCGGAAGCTGATGGGGCTCCACGACCTGCACCACCCCACCACCAATGGGCTCCCCGTCGATGCGCCCACCGCCCTGCTCATCGCCGCCGTCCTCGCGACCACCGCCATCGCCGCGAGCTACGCCGGCGCCCACCTGACGCACAAGCTCCCCGTCGTGTGGGTGCGCGCGGTGTTCACGCTGCTGCTCGTCGTCGCGTGCGTGAAGATGCTGGCGGGGTGA